The following proteins are encoded in a genomic region of Candidatus Methylacidithermus pantelleriae:
- a CDS encoding TolC family protein: ANAAIASDLTQTLYHEGKKTVADVVQMRLQKEQAEAALRENLLRILSLRARLYFLSGRLDDSNVMVLMRDIFP; the protein is encoded by the coding sequence TAGCCAACGCGGCCATCGCATCGGATCTCACTCAAACTCTCTATCACGAGGGAAAGAAAACAGTAGCGGACGTTGTTCAAATGCGCTTGCAGAAGGAACAAGCTGAAGCCGCTCTTCGAGAAAATCTTCTCCGCATCTTGAGCCTGAGAGCCCGGTTGTACTTTCTGTCGGGTCGCCTGGATGATTCGAATGTTATGGTTTTGATGAGGGACATTTTCCCATGA